The following are encoded in a window of Sulfurimonas sp. C5 genomic DNA:
- a CDS encoding pyrroline-5-carboxylate reductase: MKTITFIGNGNMALSIAQGLKNRYKIEVVGRDMTKLEKFEEALEISAEKSLMKDFNIEDKTIILCVKPYNIEEVAEQLQGQARVIYSVLAGSTIEKLKNNFKTQAVVRTMPNLAASVHHSMTTLTGDESFKNEAIEIFGSIGPTVWLGSEKELDIATGLAGSGPAYLALIAEALADGAVKQGLKRDDAMAIMRGLFGGFGKLINEIHPALLKDGVMSPGGTTAAGYAALEKGNVRNACIDAIEAAYKRATELS; this comes from the coding sequence AAAACAATAACTTTTATAGGTAATGGAAATATGGCACTTAGTATTGCTCAAGGCTTGAAAAACAGATACAAAATAGAAGTTGTTGGTAGAGATATGACAAAACTTGAAAAGTTTGAAGAAGCATTGGAGATTTCTGCTGAAAAGTCTTTAATGAAAGATTTTAATATTGAAGACAAGACTATTATCCTTTGTGTTAAACCTTATAATATTGAAGAAGTTGCAGAGCAACTACAAGGCCAGGCAAGAGTCATTTATTCTGTTCTTGCAGGTAGTACGATAGAGAAACTAAAAAATAATTTTAAAACACAAGCAGTTGTTAGAACTATGCCTAATCTTGCAGCTTCAGTTCACCATTCAATGACAACTTTGACAGGTGATGAATCTTTTAAAAATGAAGCTATAGAGATCTTCGGTTCTATCGGTCCTACAGTTTGGCTAGGCAGTGAAAAAGAGCTCGACATTGCTACAGGACTTGCAGGAAGTGGTCCTGCATATTTAGCACTTATTGCTGAAGCCTTAGCTGATGGTGCAGTAAAACAAGGTTTAAAACGTGACGATGCAATGGCAATTATGCGTGGACTTTTTGGAGGTTTTGGAAAACTTATCAATGAAATTCACCCTGCACTACTAAAAGATGGTGTAATGAGTCCAGGAGGAACAACTGCAGCAGGATATGCAGCACTGGAAAAAGGAAATGTAAGGAATGCTTGTATCGATGCGATTGAGGCAGCCTATAAACGTGCTACTGAACTATCGTGA